Proteins from a single region of Schistocerca gregaria isolate iqSchGreg1 chromosome 3, iqSchGreg1.2, whole genome shotgun sequence:
- the LOC126355487 gene encoding glycine-rich protein-like, translated as MKLLLVVCAVLAVAAARPGYLGGAIGYYGAPALGYGGYATYGPAFVAVGPGGYLVDTPEVAAARSAHLAAVAETKARDAAVNAADAAHAGYGAYGLAYGLQGLGYGYHH; from the exons ATGAAGCTCCTGCTG GTTGTTTGCGCCGTGCTGGCTGTCGCCGCGGCGAGGCCGGGATACCTGGGCGGGGCAATCGGCTACTACGGCGCCCCAGCGCTGGGCTACGGCGGGTACGCCACCTACGGCCCGGCGTTCGTCGCCGTGGGTCCCGGCGGGTACCTCGTGGACACCCCTGAGGTGGCCGCCGCGCGCAGCGCCCACCTCGCCGCCGTCGCCGAAACCAAGGCGCGCGACGCCGCCgtcaacgccgccgacgccgcccacgCAGGCTACGGCGCCTACGGGCTGGCGTACGGCCTTCAGGGGCTCGGCTACGGTTACCACCACTGA